One segment of Clostridium botulinum DNA contains the following:
- a CDS encoding NlpC/P60 family protein, which produces MKKKFTTIIISAVILLNSISSTIPVIAAPNNLSINEVIQNIQEYDSKIETNMDKLNKYKEQILEKENEIKANEQEVEIAKKNLEQKDELLSERLRNVHMDGGFEVTPLKYLEAFFTSGNIMDAVEKVQVISQMCKSDKKLVIEAKNAEQKLNDMQKKIEKENEELQKNKDQIEKNIKELEDQKKQLVDYVQENSDILIDSTSSIIPITLSSDISEEARAIIKEAQKYLGIPYLWGGTTPEGFDCSGLMQYVFNSQGIEIPRVSQDQQSFAEPINLSELKPGDLVFNKSSNSTHVGLYIGDDKYLHAPHTGDVVKISTLSTSNMKYAGRVLKVD; this is translated from the coding sequence ATGAAAAAGAAGTTTACAACTATAATTATATCAGCAGTTATACTTTTAAATTCTATAAGTAGCACTATACCAGTTATTGCAGCTCCAAATAATTTAAGTATAAATGAAGTTATTCAAAACATACAAGAATATGATAGTAAAATTGAAACAAATATGGACAAGTTAAATAAATATAAAGAGCAAATTTTAGAAAAAGAAAATGAAATAAAAGCAAATGAACAGGAAGTAGAAATAGCTAAAAAGAATTTAGAACAAAAGGATGAATTATTATCTGAAAGATTAAGAAATGTTCATATGGATGGTGGATTTGAAGTGACACCATTAAAATATTTAGAAGCTTTCTTTACTTCAGGAAATATAATGGATGCAGTAGAGAAAGTTCAAGTGATTTCTCAAATGTGTAAGAGTGATAAAAAACTTGTTATAGAAGCTAAAAATGCTGAGCAAAAGCTTAATGACATGCAAAAGAAAATAGAAAAAGAAAATGAAGAATTACAAAAAAATAAAGATCAAATAGAAAAAAATATTAAAGAGTTAGAAGATCAAAAGAAGCAACTTGTAGATTATGTACAAGAAAATAGTGATATATTAATAGATAGTACAAGCAGTATAATACCAATAACTTTATCTTCTGATATATCAGAAGAAGCTAGAGCTATAATTAAAGAGGCTCAAAAATATTTAGGAATTCCTTATTTATGGGGAGGAACAACTCCAGAGGGGTTTGATTGTTCAGGGCTTATGCAATATGTTTTTAATTCACAAGGAATAGAGATACCAAGGGTATCACAAGATCAACAAAGTTTTGCAGAGCCTATTAATTTATCAGAATTAAAACCAGGTGATTTGGTATTTAATAAATCATCAAATTCAACACATGTTGGGCTTTACATAGGTGATGACAAGTACTTACATGCTCCGCATACAGGAGATGTTGTAAAGATTTCTACACTTTCAACTTCAAACATGAAGTATGCTGGAAGGGTACTAAAGGTAGATTAA
- a CDS encoding thioesterase family protein: MNEPKIGQISKRELMVTKDTLAVNVGSGSVEVFATPMVAAIMEGAAADLAQTFLEDIYTTVGTKITVNHLAATAEGVQVFAEAELTAVDGRKYSFSLKAFDNKGLIATGEHERVCVKKDSFVNKAIERKNS, from the coding sequence ATGAACGAACCAAAAATCGGACAAATATCTAAAAGAGAACTTATGGTTACAAAAGATACACTAGCAGTTAATGTTGGTAGTGGAAGTGTTGAAGTTTTTGCTACTCCAATGGTTGCAGCTATCATGGAAGGTGCTGCTGCGGATTTAGCTCAAACTTTTTTAGAAGATATTTATACTACTGTTGGCACTAAAATTACAGTAAATCATCTAGCAGCAACTGCAGAAGGTGTTCAAGTTTTTGCTGAAGCTGAACTTACAGCCGTAGATGGTCGTAAATATTCTTTTTCATTAAAAGCATTTGATAATAAAGGCTTAATTGCTACTGGTGAGCATGAGCGTGTATGTGTAAAAAAAGATAGCTTTGTAAACAAAGCAATTGAACGTAAAAATTCATAG
- a CDS encoding ribose-phosphate pyrophosphokinase has protein sequence MTELNHELGIIALESCKELGKAIDDFIRTTRKQEESFLIPLNEIRFSNGEGKVKISETVRGKDIYILCDVGNYSCTYKMFGFKNHKGPDEHFQDIKRTVSAIRGKAARITVIMPLLYESRQHRRKGRESLDCALALQELERLGVDEILTFDVHDPNIQNAIPLLSFENIYPTYDIVKSIILNEKSLELDKEKLLVISPDTGAMDRAIYYSSVLGVDVGLFYKRRDHTTIVNGKNPIVQHEYMGRDVTGKDVLIVDDMIASGESVLDIAKELKSRGARNVYVAATFAFFTEGLNKFNKAYEEGLIKRIYSTNLTYIPQSLKDAEWFTSADMSEFVSRVINRLNHGKSIAKYMDATRIIQTLLNE, from the coding sequence ATGACTGAATTAAATCATGAACTTGGAATAATAGCATTAGAAAGCTGTAAAGAATTAGGTAAGGCCATAGATGACTTTATAAGAACTACTAGAAAACAAGAAGAGTCATTTTTAATACCACTTAATGAAATAAGGTTCTCTAATGGTGAAGGAAAGGTTAAGATTTCTGAAACAGTGAGAGGAAAAGATATTTACATATTATGTGACGTTGGAAATTATAGTTGTACATATAAAATGTTTGGTTTCAAAAATCATAAAGGTCCAGATGAACATTTCCAAGACATTAAAAGAACAGTTTCAGCTATTAGAGGAAAAGCTGCTAGAATTACTGTAATAATGCCACTTCTTTATGAATCAAGACAACATAGACGTAAAGGAAGAGAATCTTTAGACTGCGCTTTAGCACTTCAAGAATTAGAAAGATTAGGAGTAGATGAAATTCTTACATTTGATGTTCATGACCCTAATATTCAAAATGCTATTCCATTATTATCTTTTGAAAATATTTATCCAACTTATGATATAGTAAAATCAATTATATTAAATGAAAAATCATTAGAGCTAGATAAAGAAAAATTACTAGTAATAAGTCCGGATACTGGAGCAATGGATAGAGCTATCTATTATTCAAGTGTACTAGGTGTTGATGTTGGTTTATTCTATAAGAGAAGAGATCATACAACTATAGTAAATGGAAAAAATCCTATAGTACAACATGAATATATGGGAAGAGATGTTACTGGAAAAGATGTTTTAATTGTTGATGATATGATAGCATCTGGCGAATCTGTTCTTGATATAGCAAAAGAATTAAAAAGCAGAGGCGCTAGAAATGTATATGTAGCTGCAACATTTGCATTCTTCACTGAAGGTCTTAATAAGTTTAATAAGGCTTATGAAGAAGGATTAATAAAGAGAATTTACTCTACTAATTTAACATACATACCGCAATCATTAAAAGATGCTGAGTGGTTCACAAGTGCTGATATGTCAGAATTTGTATCTAGAGTGATAAATAGGCTGAATCACGGAAAATCAATAGCTAAGTACATGGATGCAACAAGAATAATACAAACATTATTAAATGAATAA
- a CDS encoding rhomboid family intramembrane serine protease, producing the protein MKWLNKLERKFGKYYIPNLMWLVISLSALVYAVTYIILGNFSYVNKLVLSPQAIMNGEIWRLITFVLIPPLSGSIFMVALGLYFDYIVGTTLESVWGGFKFNVYFFVGMLSTILISFLTGMPATGAAVTLSIFLAFAKLFPEYTVLLFFIIPVKMKWLGYLAWAKIIFDIVLSLINGGGFTGIIICLVPIINYLLFFGKSNYKETKIRTGSVIRMSEYKKSIKGNKKEYRHKCAVCGITDKDDPNMLFRYCSKCKGDYAYCEKHIYNHEHIIE; encoded by the coding sequence ATGAAATGGCTTAATAAACTAGAAAGAAAGTTTGGTAAATATTATATACCTAATTTAATGTGGTTAGTTATTAGCTTAAGTGCTCTTGTGTATGCGGTAACATACATTATTTTAGGTAACTTTAGTTATGTAAATAAATTAGTTTTATCTCCACAAGCTATAATGAATGGTGAAATTTGGAGATTGATTACATTTGTATTAATACCACCTCTAAGTGGAAGCATATTCATGGTAGCATTAGGATTATATTTCGACTATATTGTAGGCACTACATTAGAGAGTGTGTGGGGTGGATTTAAATTTAATGTTTATTTTTTTGTTGGAATGTTAAGTACTATATTAATATCATTTTTAACAGGAATGCCAGCAACTGGCGCAGCAGTAACATTATCCATTTTTTTAGCATTTGCAAAACTATTTCCTGAATATACTGTATTATTATTTTTTATAATACCTGTAAAAATGAAATGGCTTGGATACCTAGCGTGGGCAAAGATAATATTTGATATAGTTCTTTCATTAATCAATGGTGGAGGATTTACTGGGATAATTATATGTCTAGTACCAATAATCAATTATTTGTTGTTCTTTGGAAAAAGTAATTATAAAGAAACAAAAATTAGAACAGGTTCTGTAATAAGAATGAGTGAATATAAAAAATCAATAAAAGGAAATAAAAAAGAATATAGACATAAATGTGCAGTATGTGGAATAACAGATAAAGATGATCCTAATATGTTATTTAGGTATTGTAGTAAATGTAAAGGTGATTATGCATATTGTGAAAAACATATATATAATCATGAGCATATTATAGAGTAA
- a CDS encoding 50S ribosomal protein L25, with translation MSNVTFKVYERSVKENKKGLRRIGLIPGVIFGEFLKESIPVKMPTGEFNKMITNNNSGSIITLNLNDKKINCVVKEIQKLSPSKILHVSFQSVKPNEKIKMRIPIKYVGQENLETNRLLLETFTPFIDFQGDVEKIPEFLEVNVSKMNCEDKLFVEDISVPDDVLVLTDPKTLLAVITPFVE, from the coding sequence ATGTCAAATGTAACATTTAAGGTATACGAAAGAAGTGTAAAAGAAAATAAAAAGGGCCTTAGAAGAATTGGCTTAATTCCAGGTGTAATTTTTGGTGAATTCCTTAAGGAATCAATTCCTGTAAAAATGCCTACTGGTGAATTCAATAAAATGATAACAAACAACAATAGTGGTTCTATTATAACATTAAATTTAAACGATAAAAAAATAAATTGTGTAGTTAAAGAAATTCAAAAACTTAGTCCTAGCAAAATTTTGCATGTCAGTTTTCAATCTGTAAAACCAAATGAAAAAATTAAAATGAGAATACCTATTAAATATGTTGGACAAGAAAATTTAGAAACAAACAGATTATTATTAGAAACATTTACTCCTTTTATAGATTTCCAAGGAGATGTTGAAAAAATACCTGAATTTCTTGAAGTTAATGTATCTAAAATGAATTGTGAAGATAAACTATTTGTTGAAGATATCAGTGTTCCTGATGATGTATTAGTGTTGACTGATCCTAAAACATTATTAGCTGTTATAACTCCTTTTG
- a CDS encoding RNA polymerase sigma factor, translated as MGNSLYIDENISQDLDKYGDMILRLGYSYMKNIHDAEDILQEVLLKLIQGTNEFENEEHKKAWIICVSRNICKNKLKSSWFKKREEFQELPYYDNYLNHDVFEAVMKLPTKYREVIHLFYYEDYSTIQISNLINKKESTVRSLLHRARNILKDKLKEDYDFEQEL; from the coding sequence ATGGGTAATTCACTATATATAGATGAAAATATCTCACAAGATTTAGATAAATATGGGGATATGATATTAAGACTTGGATATTCATATATGAAAAATATACATGATGCTGAAGATATATTACAAGAAGTTTTACTTAAATTAATTCAGGGTACAAATGAATTTGAAAATGAAGAACATAAAAAGGCATGGATTATATGTGTCAGTAGAAATATTTGTAAAAATAAATTAAAATCTTCTTGGTTCAAAAAGAGAGAAGAGTTTCAAGAACTTCCATACTATGATAACTATTTAAATCATGATGTTTTTGAGGCTGTTATGAAGTTACCTACTAAATATAGAGAGGTTATACATTTATTTTATTATGAAGATTATTCTACAATTCAAATTTCAAATTTAATAAATAAAAAGGAATCTACAGTACGATCATTATTGCATAGAGCTAGAAACATATTAAAAGACAAATTGAAGGAGGATTATGATTTTGAGCAAGAATTATAA